A genomic segment from Streptosporangium roseum DSM 43021 encodes:
- a CDS encoding response regulator has product MTIRVLIADDQGMVRTGFTVFLDSQPDIEVVGEAADGREAVARVAELRPDVVLMDVRMPVMDGLAATRAILDGDGSPPKVLILTTFDLDDYVYEALRAGASGFLLKDASAQQLAEAVRVVAAGEALLAPSVTRRLISEFARVGPRRPRGRLDDITERETEVLALIAQGRSNQEIAEELVLSEQTVKTHVGRILAKLNLRDRAQAIVHAYETGLVRPGG; this is encoded by the coding sequence ATGACGATCCGGGTGCTCATCGCCGACGACCAGGGCATGGTCCGGACCGGGTTCACCGTGTTCCTGGACTCCCAGCCGGACATCGAGGTCGTGGGCGAGGCGGCCGACGGCCGCGAGGCCGTGGCCCGGGTGGCCGAGCTGCGGCCGGACGTGGTGCTGATGGACGTGCGGATGCCGGTCATGGACGGCCTGGCGGCGACGCGGGCGATCCTGGACGGGGACGGCTCCCCGCCGAAGGTCCTGATCCTGACCACCTTCGATCTCGACGACTACGTGTACGAGGCGCTGCGGGCCGGGGCCAGCGGATTCCTGCTCAAGGACGCCTCCGCCCAGCAGCTCGCCGAGGCGGTCCGGGTGGTCGCGGCCGGGGAGGCATTGCTCGCGCCCTCGGTGACCAGGCGGCTGATCTCGGAGTTCGCGCGCGTCGGGCCGCGCCGCCCGCGCGGCCGGCTGGACGACATCACCGAGCGGGAGACCGAGGTGCTCGCCCTCATCGCCCAGGGCCGCTCCAACCAGGAGATCGCCGAGGAGCTCGTGCTGTCGGAGCAGACGGTCAAGACCCACGTGGGCCGGATCCTGGCGAAGCTGAACCTGCGCGACCGGGCCCAGGCGATCGTCCACGCCTACGAGACGGGCCTGGTCCGCCCGGGCGGGTGA
- a CDS encoding sensor histidine kinase produces MNLPAGLVRLTRPLTLAVLSGRADPPFPRSRRLGIPIPRFLGLLPFRTVDLVVLANLLIFWLAYSGGLSSLLSGNDSLSIPYPEWQIYYAAAACSLPLLLREHWPLAAWRISAAGMLTTAPIMDALTGHPVSIAGIVAYLLVVYSVAVRCGRETTLGAWIASMLCMALSTTSRDDLVIAAVLLSVTALFGYNVRARRLAAKRLAEEEQRSERALAAQATLEERARIARELHDVVAHHMSVIAIQAEAVPLQAAGDAGRLEEGLREIRALSLAAMTEMRRVVGVLRDGDGRADTAPQPGLGRLEELVGTARSAGLTVTLKLGGDLMGLPAAVSLSAYRIAQESLSNAMRHAPGSAVSMRISRSGAELHIHVENDARRRSPAAPEHAGEPGHTGHGLIGMRERVSMLGGKLWTGPVGTGFAVTAILPIVENA; encoded by the coding sequence GTGAACCTGCCCGCCGGTCTCGTACGGCTCACCCGGCCGCTGACCCTGGCGGTGCTCAGCGGCCGTGCCGACCCTCCGTTCCCCCGCTCCCGCCGCCTGGGGATACCGATCCCCAGATTTCTGGGGCTGCTGCCGTTCCGGACCGTCGACCTGGTCGTGCTGGCCAACCTGCTGATCTTCTGGCTCGCCTACAGCGGGGGCCTGTCCTCGCTCCTGTCGGGCAACGACAGTCTCTCCATTCCCTATCCCGAATGGCAGATCTACTACGCCGCCGCGGCCTGCTCCCTCCCTCTGCTGCTGCGCGAGCACTGGCCGCTCGCCGCGTGGCGGATCAGCGCGGCGGGAATGCTCACCACCGCCCCGATCATGGACGCCCTGACCGGCCATCCCGTGTCGATCGCCGGGATCGTCGCCTATCTCCTCGTCGTCTACTCCGTCGCGGTCCGCTGCGGGCGGGAGACGACCTTGGGCGCGTGGATCGCCTCCATGCTCTGCATGGCGCTCTCGACCACCAGCCGGGACGACCTCGTCATAGCCGCGGTCCTGCTGAGCGTCACCGCGCTCTTCGGCTACAACGTGCGCGCCCGGCGGCTGGCCGCCAAGCGCCTGGCCGAGGAGGAACAGCGCAGCGAGCGGGCCCTGGCTGCGCAGGCCACACTGGAGGAAAGGGCCAGGATCGCCAGGGAGCTGCACGACGTCGTCGCCCACCACATGTCGGTGATCGCCATCCAGGCGGAGGCCGTGCCGCTGCAGGCGGCCGGGGACGCCGGACGCCTGGAGGAGGGGCTGCGAGAGATCCGCGCGCTGTCGCTGGCGGCCATGACCGAGATGCGCCGCGTCGTGGGCGTGCTCCGGGACGGCGACGGGCGCGCGGACACCGCGCCGCAGCCGGGCCTCGGCCGCCTGGAGGAGCTCGTCGGCACCGCGCGCTCGGCCGGGCTCACCGTGACGCTCAAGCTGGGCGGCGACCTGATGGGGCTGCCCGCCGCGGTGAGCCTGTCCGCCTACCGGATCGCCCAGGAGTCGCTCAGCAACGCCATGCGGCACGCGCCGGGCTCGGCCGTCTCGATGAGGATCAGCCGCTCCGGCGCCGAACTGCACATCCACGTGGAGAACGACGCCAGGCGCCGCTCCCCCGCCGCGCCGGAGCACGCGGGAGAACCGGGGCACACGGGGCACGGCCTGATCGGGATGCGGGAACGGGTCTCCATGCTCGGCGGAAAGCTGTGGACCGGGCCGGTGGGGACGGGCTTCGCGGTCACCGCCATACTTCCGATCGTGGAGAACGCATGA
- the lon gene encoding endopeptidase La: MSESLILPVLPLDDEVVLPGMVVPLDLSENEIRAAIDAAQALADNKPEVLLVPRIDGRYGSVGVRAIVEQVGRLPGGEPAAVVRGVDRVRVGSGTTGPGAALWVQATLVEAVQVGERAEELAKQYKALSTTILQKRGAWQVVDAVNQMDDPSVLADSSGYAPWLSTQRKAEILETADPADRLSLLVEWAREHLAELDVAETIRKDVQEGMEKQQREFLLRQQLAAVRKELSELNGTSPETEEEDYRARVEAADLPEKVREAALKEVDKLERTSDQSPETGWIRTWLDTVLDIPWNERTEDSYDIAAARAVLDADHTGLDDVKDRIIEYLAVRGRRAEKGLGVVGGRRSGAVLALAGPPGVGKTSLGESVARAMGRKFVRVALGGVRDEAEIRGHRRTYVGAQSGRIVRAVREAGSMNPVVLLDEVDKVGSDYRGDPTAALLEVLDPAQNHTFRDHYLEVELDLSDVLFLATANVLESIPGPLLDRMEIVTLDGYTEDEKVAIARDHLLPRQLDKAGLTTEDVTVEEDALRRLAGEYTREAGVRSLERSIARILRKVTANVALGEGELPVTVGDLVPYLGRPRHVPESSLPESRQRTAVPGVATGLAVTGAGGDVLYVEASLADPETGDTGLTLTGQLGDVMKESAKIALSYLRSRGAELELPVASLKDRSVHIHFPAGAVPKDGPSAGVTLTTALASLLSGRPVRNDVAMTGEVSLTGRVLPIGGVKQKLLAAHRAGITTVLIPARNEPDLDDVPEAVRSELTVHVVSDVREVLEIALTPAKVAERAVA, encoded by the coding sequence ATGAGTGAGAGCTTGATCCTCCCGGTTCTTCCGCTCGACGACGAGGTCGTGCTGCCGGGCATGGTGGTTCCCCTGGACCTGTCCGAGAACGAGATCCGGGCCGCGATCGACGCGGCGCAGGCTCTCGCTGACAACAAGCCGGAGGTGCTGCTCGTTCCCCGGATCGACGGGCGATACGGTTCCGTCGGCGTCCGGGCGATAGTCGAGCAGGTGGGCAGGCTGCCCGGTGGCGAGCCCGCCGCCGTGGTGCGCGGTGTCGACCGGGTCCGCGTGGGTTCCGGCACGACCGGCCCCGGCGCGGCCCTGTGGGTGCAGGCCACCCTGGTCGAGGCCGTCCAGGTGGGCGAGCGCGCCGAGGAGCTGGCCAAGCAGTACAAGGCGCTGTCCACCACCATCCTGCAGAAGCGGGGCGCGTGGCAGGTCGTCGACGCGGTCAACCAGATGGACGACCCGTCGGTCCTCGCCGACAGCTCCGGCTACGCCCCCTGGCTGAGCACCCAGCGCAAGGCCGAGATCCTTGAGACCGCCGACCCGGCCGACCGGCTTTCGCTGCTGGTCGAGTGGGCGCGTGAGCACCTCGCCGAGCTCGACGTGGCCGAGACGATCCGCAAGGACGTCCAGGAGGGCATGGAGAAGCAGCAGCGGGAGTTCCTGCTCCGCCAGCAGCTCGCCGCGGTCCGCAAGGAGCTGTCCGAGCTCAACGGCACCTCCCCGGAGACCGAGGAGGAGGACTACCGCGCCCGCGTCGAGGCCGCCGACCTGCCCGAGAAGGTGCGCGAGGCCGCGCTCAAGGAGGTCGACAAGCTGGAGCGGACCTCCGACCAGTCCCCCGAGACCGGCTGGATCCGCACCTGGCTCGACACCGTCCTCGACATCCCGTGGAACGAGCGGACCGAGGACTCCTACGACATCGCCGCGGCCCGTGCCGTCCTCGACGCCGACCACACCGGCCTCGACGACGTCAAGGACCGCATCATCGAATACCTCGCCGTCCGCGGACGCCGGGCCGAGAAGGGCCTCGGAGTGGTCGGCGGGCGCCGCAGCGGCGCCGTGCTCGCGCTGGCCGGCCCTCCCGGAGTCGGCAAGACCTCGCTGGGCGAGTCCGTCGCCCGCGCGATGGGCCGCAAGTTCGTCCGCGTCGCCCTCGGCGGCGTCCGCGACGAGGCCGAGATCCGGGGCCACCGGCGCACCTACGTCGGCGCCCAGTCCGGCCGGATCGTCCGGGCCGTCCGCGAGGCCGGCTCGATGAACCCGGTCGTGCTGCTCGACGAGGTCGACAAGGTCGGCTCCGACTACCGGGGAGACCCGACGGCCGCGCTGCTCGAGGTGCTCGACCCCGCGCAGAACCACACCTTCCGCGACCACTACCTGGAGGTCGAGCTCGACCTCAGCGACGTGCTGTTCCTGGCGACCGCCAACGTGCTGGAGTCCATCCCCGGCCCGCTGCTGGACCGCATGGAGATCGTGACGCTCGACGGCTACACCGAGGACGAGAAGGTCGCGATCGCCCGCGACCACCTGCTCCCGCGCCAGCTCGACAAGGCCGGCCTCACCACCGAGGACGTCACCGTCGAGGAGGACGCGCTGCGCAGGCTGGCGGGCGAATACACCCGGGAGGCCGGAGTCCGGTCCCTGGAGCGCTCGATCGCCAGGATCCTGCGCAAGGTGACCGCCAACGTCGCGCTCGGCGAGGGCGAGCTGCCCGTGACCGTCGGGGACCTGGTCCCCTACCTCGGCCGCCCGCGCCACGTGCCGGAGTCCTCGCTGCCGGAGTCCCGCCAGCGTACGGCGGTGCCCGGGGTGGCCACCGGCCTCGCGGTCACCGGCGCCGGCGGTGACGTCCTCTACGTGGAGGCGTCGCTGGCGGACCCGGAGACCGGCGACACCGGCCTGACCCTGACCGGTCAGCTCGGCGACGTCATGAAGGAGTCGGCCAAGATCGCCCTGTCCTACCTGCGCTCGCGCGGCGCGGAGCTGGAGCTGCCCGTGGCGTCCCTCAAGGACCGCTCGGTGCACATCCACTTCCCCGCGGGCGCCGTCCCCAAGGACGGTCCGTCCGCCGGCGTCACCCTGACCACGGCCCTGGCCTCGCTGCTGTCGGGCCGCCCCGTCAGGAACGACGTGGCCATGACCGGTGAGGTCTCCCTCACCGGACGGGTGCTGCCGATCGGCGGGGTCAAGCAGAAGCTGCTGGCCGCCCACCGGGCGGGCATCACCACCGTGCTGATCCCGGCCCGCAACGAGCCCGACCTGGACGACGTGCCCGAGGCCGTCCGCAGCGAGCTCACCGTCCACGTGGTGAGCGACGTGCGCGAGGTCCTCGAGATCGCGCTCACCCCGGCCAAGGTCGCCGAGCGCGCCGTGGCCTGA
- a CDS encoding Fic family protein, protein MLYDTPRLEAMDETVLGEIEEMRRDLKYRLAETHRWDGQLRRQLQARAIQGSNSIEGYRASVEDIESIMSGEDPLETSAGVAREITGYQQALTYIQLLSRSPVFGFDTGLLHALNFMMIGHHVDKTPGTVRPGGIYVRNSATGEVVYEGPDAGEVPGLLGELVEWLNSGDLDAPSYVRAAMAHFNLVSIHPWRDGNGRMSRALQTLVLGRDQITTPEFSSIEEWLGSMENTVDYYRVLSARGRRNWSPNGDTLHWVRFCLRAHHMQAQQVRRRLSEAGEVWMLLEGQTDAEGLNARTVSALYEVFVNRRLRRTRYQTDESLSQGQAARDLRDLAARGWLRPYGETKGRFYAPGPRMQAIKDEFAARVTPLRDPYRLD, encoded by the coding sequence ATGCTGTACGACACGCCTCGGCTCGAGGCCATGGACGAGACGGTGCTCGGCGAGATCGAGGAGATGCGGCGCGACCTGAAGTACCGCCTGGCGGAGACGCACCGCTGGGACGGCCAGCTGCGGCGGCAGCTCCAGGCGCGGGCGATCCAGGGATCGAACTCCATCGAGGGCTACCGGGCCAGCGTCGAGGACATCGAGTCGATCATGTCCGGCGAGGATCCGCTGGAGACCTCCGCCGGGGTGGCCCGGGAGATCACCGGATACCAGCAGGCGCTGACCTATATCCAGCTTCTGTCGCGATCCCCGGTGTTCGGGTTCGACACCGGTCTGCTCCACGCGCTCAACTTCATGATGATCGGGCATCACGTGGACAAGACTCCGGGCACCGTACGGCCCGGCGGCATCTACGTCCGCAACTCCGCCACGGGCGAGGTCGTCTACGAGGGCCCGGACGCCGGGGAGGTGCCGGGACTGCTGGGCGAGCTGGTCGAGTGGCTCAACTCGGGCGACCTCGACGCGCCGAGCTACGTGCGGGCGGCGATGGCCCACTTCAACCTGGTGAGCATCCACCCGTGGCGGGACGGCAACGGCCGGATGTCGCGTGCCCTGCAGACGCTCGTGCTCGGCAGAGACCAGATCACCACCCCGGAGTTCTCCTCGATCGAGGAGTGGCTCGGAAGCATGGAGAACACGGTCGACTACTACCGAGTGCTGAGCGCGCGCGGCAGGCGGAACTGGAGCCCGAACGGGGACACGCTCCACTGGGTGCGCTTCTGCCTGCGCGCTCACCACATGCAGGCCCAGCAGGTCCGGCGTCGCCTGTCGGAGGCGGGGGAGGTGTGGATGCTGCTGGAGGGGCAGACCGACGCCGAGGGGCTGAACGCGCGGACCGTGTCTGCGCTCTACGAGGTGTTCGTCAACAGGCGGCTGCGCCGCACCCGATACCAGACGGACGAGTCGCTCAGCCAGGGGCAGGCGGCCAGGGACCTGCGTGATCTCGCGGCCAGGGGCTGGCTGCGGCCGTACGGGGAGACCAAGGGGCGCTTCTACGCGCCCGGCCCCAGGATGCAGGCGATCAAGGACGAGTTCGCCGCGCGGGTGACTCCGCTGCGCGACCCCTACCGGCTGGACTGA
- a CDS encoding methionine ABC transporter ATP-binding protein, translating to MIDVSGLRKVYRDRDREVVAIDGVDLHVREGEIFGVLGQSGAGKSTLLRCVNLLERPTEGTVTVAGQELTALGQSELRRARQRIGMIHQHFALLSSRTVAGNVAFPLEVMGIGKADRARRVAELLELVGLADKARAHPAQLSGGQKQRVGIARALAGNPAVLLSDEATSALDPGTTQSILALLKSLNRELGLTILLITHEMNVVKSICDSAAIMRNGLVEESGAIPELIARPGSRLTAELFPLPAPDPGSVTITFTGQADEPVVSEVVRKFDVDVNILGGALEEVAGVSAGRLRVRLTGDERAAALAYLSGRGLLVEENL from the coding sequence GTGATTGATGTGTCAGGCCTGCGAAAGGTCTATCGAGATCGGGACCGCGAGGTGGTCGCCATCGACGGCGTCGACCTCCATGTCCGCGAAGGTGAGATCTTCGGCGTGCTCGGGCAGAGCGGCGCCGGCAAGAGCACGCTGCTGCGCTGCGTGAACCTGCTGGAGCGGCCCACCGAGGGCACCGTCACCGTGGCGGGACAGGAGCTGACCGCGCTGGGGCAGAGCGAGCTGCGCAGGGCCCGGCAGCGGATCGGGATGATCCACCAGCATTTCGCGCTGCTGTCCTCCCGCACGGTCGCCGGGAACGTCGCGTTCCCGCTTGAGGTCATGGGCATCGGGAAGGCCGACCGCGCCAGGCGCGTCGCCGAGTTGCTGGAGCTGGTCGGGCTGGCGGACAAGGCCAGGGCGCACCCCGCGCAGCTGTCCGGCGGGCAGAAGCAGCGGGTCGGCATCGCCCGCGCGCTGGCCGGCAACCCCGCGGTGCTGCTGTCGGACGAGGCCACCTCGGCGCTCGACCCGGGCACCACGCAGTCGATCCTGGCTCTGCTCAAGAGCCTGAACCGCGAGCTCGGCCTGACCATCCTGCTGATCACCCACGAGATGAACGTCGTCAAGTCGATCTGCGACTCGGCCGCCATCATGCGCAACGGCCTGGTCGAGGAGTCCGGGGCCATCCCGGAGCTGATCGCCAGGCCGGGATCCCGGCTCACCGCGGAGCTGTTCCCCCTCCCCGCGCCGGACCCCGGCAGCGTCACGATCACCTTCACCGGACAGGCCGACGAGCCCGTCGTGTCGGAGGTGGTCCGCAAGTTCGACGTGGACGTCAACATCCTCGGCGGCGCGCTGGAGGAGGTGGCCGGCGTCTCCGCCGGCCGCCTGCGCGTGCGCCTCACCGGTGACGAGCGCGCCGCCGCCCTCGCCTACCTGTCCGGGCGCGGCCTGCTGGTGGAGGAGAACCTGTGA
- a CDS encoding methionine ABC transporter permease — protein MTWDEMTPLLWESTWQTAQMVAWSTLFTVLIGLPLGVALVVTDRDGLFPSWTLNRVLGLVVNIGRSLPFIVLMIAVIPLTRMIVGTTIGTVASVVPLTLGAAPFFARLVETALREVGRDKVQAAQAMGAGGSTIVGKVLLPEAMAGLVAGLTVTVVALISYSAMAGAIGGGGLGDLAIRYGYQRFETTLMVVTVVVLIVIVQLVQTLGDTVARRLARH, from the coding sequence ATGACGTGGGATGAGATGACCCCCCTGCTGTGGGAGTCGACCTGGCAGACCGCCCAGATGGTCGCCTGGTCCACCCTGTTCACCGTGCTGATCGGGCTGCCGCTCGGCGTGGCGCTGGTCGTCACCGACCGGGACGGCCTGTTCCCGTCGTGGACCCTGAACCGGGTGCTCGGGCTGGTCGTCAACATCGGCCGCTCCCTGCCGTTCATCGTCCTGATGATCGCGGTCATCCCGCTGACCAGGATGATCGTGGGCACGACCATCGGCACCGTCGCCTCGGTGGTCCCCCTCACCCTCGGCGCCGCGCCGTTCTTCGCCCGGCTGGTGGAGACCGCTCTGCGCGAGGTCGGCCGGGACAAGGTGCAGGCCGCCCAGGCCATGGGGGCCGGCGGGAGCACCATCGTCGGCAAGGTCCTGCTGCCCGAGGCGATGGCGGGCCTGGTCGCGGGGCTCACCGTGACCGTGGTCGCGCTGATCTCCTACTCGGCGATGGCCGGGGCGATCGGCGGCGGCGGTCTCGGCGACCTGGCCATCCGCTACGGCTACCAGCGCTTCGAGACCACGCTCATGGTGGTCACCGTCGTCGTGCTGATCGTCATCGTCCAGCTCGTGCAGACCCTGGGCGACACCGTCGCCCGCCGTCTCGCGCGTCACTGA
- a CDS encoding MetQ/NlpA family ABC transporter substrate-binding protein, whose product MRKFIGIASTITALALALTACGSTETTTAGVGTTPAAEVLKVGASPVPHAQILKFVKDKLAAKEGLNLEVVEFTDYVQPNVQLNDGQLGANYFQHKPYLEDFNASKGTKLSFVQPVHLEPLGLYSKKVTDVAGLASNATVAVPNDATNLGRALKLLADNGLVTLKDGTGTAATERDVTGNPKNLKFQPLEAAQLPRSLEDVDAAVINGNYALEAGLKPAENALVLEKAEGNPYANGLVVAAGSEQDPRVVKLAKLLAGPEVKQFIEQTYKGAVIPAS is encoded by the coding sequence ATGCGTAAATTCATAGGAATCGCATCCACGATCACCGCCCTGGCCCTCGCGCTGACGGCCTGCGGCTCGACCGAGACCACCACGGCCGGCGTCGGCACGACCCCCGCCGCGGAGGTGCTCAAGGTCGGTGCGAGCCCGGTCCCGCACGCCCAGATCCTGAAGTTCGTCAAGGACAAGCTCGCCGCCAAGGAGGGCCTGAACCTGGAGGTCGTCGAGTTCACCGACTACGTCCAGCCGAACGTGCAGCTCAACGACGGCCAGCTCGGCGCCAACTACTTCCAGCACAAGCCCTACCTGGAGGACTTCAACGCCTCCAAGGGCACCAAGCTGAGCTTCGTCCAGCCGGTCCACCTGGAGCCGCTGGGCCTGTACTCCAAGAAGGTCACCGACGTCGCCGGGCTGGCCTCGAACGCGACCGTCGCCGTGCCGAACGACGCCACCAACCTGGGGCGGGCGCTGAAGCTGCTCGCCGACAACGGCCTGGTCACCCTGAAGGACGGGACCGGCACCGCGGCCACCGAGCGCGACGTGACCGGCAACCCCAAGAACCTGAAGTTCCAGCCGCTGGAGGCCGCCCAGCTGCCCCGCTCGCTGGAGGACGTGGACGCGGCCGTCATCAACGGCAACTACGCGCTCGAAGCCGGCCTCAAGCCGGCCGAGAACGCGCTGGTGCTGGAGAAGGCCGAGGGCAACCCCTACGCCAACGGCCTGGTGGTGGCAGCCGGCAGCGAGCAGGACCCCCGCGTGGTCAAGCTCGCCAAGCTGCTCGCCGGCCCCGAGGTGAAGCAGTTCATCGAGCAGACCTACAAGGGAGCCGTCATCCCCGCCTCCTAG
- a CDS encoding response regulator transcription factor, with the protein MTIRLLIADDESLLRMAFRMVFQAEPDMEVAGEAGDGDEAARMARMVRPDVVLMDVRMPGVDGIEATRRIVRDSPRSRVLILTTFDLDEYAFAGLKAGASGFLPKNTRPEELLAAIRSVAAGDAAVSPRITRRLLEKFAPQLMPGAPERDERLALLTSREHEVLVQVARGLSNAEVATAMHLAEATVKTHFSRVLLKLGLRDRAQVVVFAYESGLIRPATW; encoded by the coding sequence GTGACGATCCGGCTGCTGATCGCCGACGATGAGTCGCTGCTGCGCATGGCGTTTCGCATGGTGTTCCAGGCCGAGCCGGACATGGAGGTGGCCGGCGAGGCGGGCGACGGCGACGAGGCCGCCCGGATGGCCCGGATGGTCCGTCCCGACGTCGTGCTGATGGACGTACGCATGCCCGGCGTCGACGGGATCGAGGCCACCCGCAGGATCGTCAGGGACTCCCCGCGCTCACGCGTGCTCATCCTGACCACCTTCGACCTGGACGAGTACGCCTTCGCCGGCCTGAAGGCCGGAGCCTCGGGCTTCCTGCCGAAAAACACGCGGCCCGAGGAACTGCTGGCCGCGATCCGCAGCGTGGCGGCAGGCGACGCCGCGGTCTCCCCGCGGATCACCCGCCGCCTGCTGGAGAAGTTCGCCCCCCAGCTCATGCCCGGCGCTCCCGAGCGCGACGAGCGGCTGGCACTGCTCACCTCCCGCGAACACGAGGTGCTGGTCCAGGTGGCGCGCGGGCTGTCCAACGCCGAGGTCGCCACGGCGATGCACCTGGCCGAAGCCACCGTGAAGACGCACTTCAGCCGGGTCCTGCTGAAGCTGGGGCTGCGGGACCGCGCGCAGGTCGTGGTCTTCGCCTACGAGAGCGGTCTCATCCGCCCGGCGACCTGGTAG
- a CDS encoding sensor histidine kinase → MPADALLAAVIFLATLGPGRVPAPGEPGPLLLQVALVAPLVWRRRAPLTVFYAITAAAAVQWVAGVQLPADAALLVALCTVGAYCTGRQTLVAGLTLEAGALLAAARWAPPGQFPFTAAALTAMTAAALATGLWTRARRAYVTSLEHDREQRARLAVAEERARMTRDMHDIVTHNLSVMVALADSAAYVRHGAPEQAAAAVEQIAATGRQALDDMRRSLGAGEHGEPCRQAGARLQPAPGIAQLGSLTDRMRAAGLPTRLEVTGDPEAMPAAAQLTVYRLVQEALTNALRHAPGAAAEVRVRLTPRRAAVEVVDDGHPGPAPGEAHGRGLVGMRERVAAYGGTLHAGPLPGGGWRVAAGLDIGGDMAGKGTA, encoded by the coding sequence ATGCCTGCCGACGCGCTGCTGGCAGCCGTGATCTTTCTTGCCACGCTCGGGCCCGGCCGGGTGCCGGCACCCGGCGAGCCGGGGCCGCTGCTGCTTCAGGTGGCCCTGGTGGCGCCCCTGGTATGGCGGCGGCGCGCGCCGCTGACGGTGTTCTACGCGATCACGGCGGCGGCCGCGGTCCAGTGGGTCGCCGGCGTGCAGCTTCCCGCCGACGCCGCGCTGCTGGTCGCTCTCTGCACCGTTGGCGCGTACTGCACCGGTCGGCAGACGCTGGTGGCCGGGCTCACACTGGAGGCCGGAGCGCTGCTGGCCGCGGCGCGATGGGCGCCGCCCGGCCAGTTCCCGTTCACGGCGGCCGCGCTGACCGCGATGACCGCCGCCGCCCTCGCCACGGGCCTGTGGACGCGCGCCCGGCGGGCGTACGTCACCTCGCTGGAACACGACCGCGAGCAGCGGGCACGGCTCGCCGTCGCCGAGGAGCGCGCCCGGATGACCCGCGACATGCACGACATCGTCACCCACAACCTGTCGGTCATGGTGGCGCTGGCCGACAGCGCGGCGTACGTACGGCACGGCGCGCCGGAGCAGGCGGCCGCCGCCGTGGAGCAGATCGCGGCCACCGGGCGGCAGGCCCTGGACGACATGCGACGCTCCCTCGGCGCCGGCGAGCACGGCGAGCCCTGCCGGCAGGCCGGCGCGCGGCTGCAGCCTGCGCCCGGGATTGCCCAGCTCGGCTCTCTCACCGACAGGATGCGCGCGGCCGGGCTGCCGACCCGGCTGGAGGTGACCGGTGACCCGGAGGCGATGCCCGCCGCCGCCCAGCTCACCGTCTACCGGCTGGTCCAGGAGGCCTTGACGAACGCGCTCAGGCACGCCCCCGGCGCGGCGGCCGAGGTCCGGGTCCGCCTGACGCCGCGGCGCGCCGCCGTGGAGGTCGTCGACGACGGCCACCCGGGACCCGCACCGGGAGAGGCCCACGGGCGGGGCCTGGTCGGCATGCGCGAGCGCGTCGCCGCCTACGGCGGTACCCTCCATGCCGGTCCGCTGCCCGGAGGCGGCTGGCGGGTGGCGGCCGGCCTCGACATCGGCGGCGACATGGCGGGGAAGGGCACGGCGTGA